Proteins from one Pirellulaceae bacterium genomic window:
- the lysS gene encoding lysine--tRNA ligase, whose amino-acid sequence MTTAQETSGGLEQSRREKLQRIQELGVDPWGSRFDGRQSIAQLRDRVSEVRFHTESGEQMELPDPADPDADPDFNFRQWLADQGKGELVGPKVRAAGRIVLMRDTGKLKFIDIRDQTGQIQLFVGKKQVGEQAWELSDCFDLGDIVGVDGQLRRTKTGEVTIFAESLHFLCKSLESPPEKHHGLSDPELRQRMRYLDLTYTEGVLPRFLDRTKIVASVRETLAKQEFCEIEGPTLHSIAGGAAARPFVTHHNTLDLELFLRIALELHLKRLLVGGMERVYELGRVYRNEGISPRHNPEFTMLEVYESFGNYETMMDLTEQIILDAIAKLGRGQQLPWGESTIDFSPPFARRSYADLFQECTGVDASDEQAVQALASKLGIETAGRHPDVIKNEIFEEKVEDSLVGPIFVIDYPASICPLTKRKSDQPEIAERFELFVQGMEVANAYTELNDPDLQAELFKTQLAGLSDEDSMAKMDHDFIRALRHGMPPAGGLGIGIDRLVMLLTNTQTIRDVILFPLLRPEIAS is encoded by the coding sequence ATGACAACAGCGCAAGAAACCAGTGGTGGTCTAGAACAGTCGCGTCGCGAAAAGCTGCAACGCATTCAAGAGTTGGGAGTGGATCCTTGGGGCAGTCGCTTTGACGGCCGTCAGTCCATTGCACAGCTCCGCGACCGAGTCAGCGAAGTGAGGTTTCATACGGAATCTGGCGAGCAAATGGAGCTACCAGATCCTGCAGATCCTGATGCTGATCCCGACTTCAATTTTCGACAATGGCTTGCCGATCAGGGAAAGGGTGAACTCGTCGGGCCAAAAGTTCGAGCTGCTGGTCGCATCGTCCTGATGCGCGACACGGGCAAACTGAAGTTCATCGACATTCGAGATCAAACTGGGCAGATTCAGCTGTTCGTCGGTAAGAAACAGGTTGGCGAGCAAGCTTGGGAGCTATCCGATTGTTTTGATCTGGGGGATATCGTCGGAGTTGATGGTCAGCTGCGGCGAACGAAGACCGGCGAAGTCACCATCTTTGCCGAAAGCTTACATTTCCTTTGTAAGTCACTCGAGTCACCCCCCGAAAAACATCATGGCTTAAGTGATCCTGAACTGCGACAGCGAATGCGGTATCTTGATTTGACCTACACCGAAGGTGTGTTGCCTCGCTTTCTCGATCGAACAAAGATTGTTGCGTCCGTGCGGGAGACCCTCGCGAAACAAGAGTTTTGCGAAATCGAGGGGCCCACGTTGCATTCGATTGCCGGTGGGGCGGCTGCTCGACCCTTTGTCACCCACCACAACACTTTGGATCTCGAGCTGTTCCTCAGAATCGCGCTCGAGCTGCACCTCAAACGATTGCTCGTCGGCGGAATGGAACGCGTCTATGAGTTGGGGCGTGTCTATCGAAACGAAGGGATAAGCCCTCGACATAATCCTGAATTCACCATGCTCGAGGTCTACGAATCGTTCGGCAACTATGAAACGATGATGGACTTGACCGAACAGATTATTCTGGATGCTATCGCGAAACTTGGACGTGGGCAGCAATTGCCCTGGGGCGAATCCACCATCGATTTCTCACCGCCGTTTGCACGGCGATCCTACGCCGATCTGTTTCAGGAATGTACCGGGGTCGATGCTTCTGACGAACAGGCGGTTCAAGCACTCGCGAGCAAACTTGGTATCGAAACAGCAGGTCGCCATCCGGATGTAATCAAGAACGAGATTTTCGAAGAGAAAGTCGAAGACTCGCTGGTGGGGCCGATTTTTGTGATCGACTATCCCGCTAGCATTTGTCCGTTGACGAAGCGAAAGTCGGACCAGCCTGAGATTGCCGAGCGTTTTGAGCTGTTCGTGCAGGGGATGGAAGTGGCTAACGCTTACACGGAATTGAATGACCCTGATTTGCAAGCAGAGCTGTTCAAGACGCAGCTAGCAGGGCTGTCGGATGAAGACTCGATGGCTAAAATGGACCACGATTTTATTCGCGCTCTGCGTCACGGCATGCCGCCTGCTGGTGGATTAGGTATTGGCATCGACCGCCTAGTCATGCTATTGACCAACACACAAACGATTCGGGACGTGATTCTGTTCCCGTTACTTCGCCCAGAAATTGCTTCTTAG
- a CDS encoding amidohydrolase family protein produces the protein MIGDPRPLRWFIRIVTLLVAGLAGILLFQSWLPLQAVSEGTRGDQPTSSSAALPLDKFRPQPMLRLRQAGVNRARYPVVDVHTHFHHRFKGSLQRLDDFVRVMDRNGIAICASLDGRLPEMLLEHQQALNEKYQDRFVVFANIDWRGDGKEDDPSSWDCQRPDFVRRTVMSLEAAAQQGASGLKIFKRFGLNYRNADGSLMRIDDPRWNPIWEACGRLGLPVIIHTADPAAFFRPIDETNERWEELSRHPDWSFYGDAFPSREELLAARNRVIDRQPQTIFIGAHLANNPEDLQTVSEWLDQYPNLYVELASRIGELGRQPYTARKFFLKHSDRILFGTDGPWPETRLRLYWRFLETFDEYFPYSEKDFPPQGFWRIYGIGLPDEVLRRVYYENASRIVPGVRQKLAKLVPQTDTKK, from the coding sequence TTGATCGGCGATCCCCGACCCCTGCGTTGGTTCATACGCATTGTGACGTTATTGGTAGCCGGATTGGCGGGCATCCTGCTGTTTCAGTCTTGGTTGCCTTTGCAGGCGGTCTCGGAGGGAACGAGAGGGGATCAACCAACCTCGTCCTCGGCAGCGCTGCCACTCGATAAATTCCGCCCGCAACCGATGCTGCGCCTGCGGCAGGCTGGTGTCAATCGGGCTCGATATCCCGTCGTTGATGTGCATACGCACTTTCATCACCGATTCAAAGGGTCCCTGCAGCGTTTGGATGATTTTGTCCGCGTGATGGATCGAAATGGGATTGCCATTTGCGCAAGCCTCGATGGACGTTTGCCCGAGATGCTGCTCGAACATCAACAAGCGCTGAATGAGAAGTATCAGGATCGGTTTGTCGTCTTCGCGAATATCGATTGGCGGGGGGATGGTAAGGAAGATGATCCGAGCAGCTGGGATTGCCAGCGGCCCGATTTTGTGCGGCGAACCGTCATGAGTTTGGAAGCGGCGGCCCAGCAGGGGGCGAGTGGACTCAAAATCTTTAAACGCTTTGGGCTGAATTATCGAAACGCAGACGGTTCGCTGATGCGGATTGACGATCCGCGTTGGAATCCGATTTGGGAGGCTTGCGGGCGACTCGGGTTACCGGTGATCATTCATACGGCCGATCCAGCCGCGTTCTTTCGTCCAATTGACGAGACCAATGAACGTTGGGAGGAATTGAGCCGACATCCAGATTGGAGTTTTTATGGTGATGCCTTTCCCAGTCGAGAAGAGCTACTTGCCGCTCGTAATCGAGTGATCGATCGACAGCCGCAAACGATCTTTATCGGAGCCCATCTGGCCAATAATCCGGAAGATTTGCAGACGGTAAGTGAGTGGCTGGATCAATATCCCAACCTTTACGTCGAATTGGCCTCACGTATCGGAGAATTGGGCCGACAACCTTACACGGCGCGTAAGTTCTTCTTGAAACATTCCGATCGCATTCTGTTTGGGACTGACGGGCCCTGGCCGGAGACTCGTTTGCGCCTCTACTGGCGTTTTCTCGAGACGTTTGACGAGTACTTCCCTTATTCCGAAAAGGATTTTCCGCCCCAAGGGTTTTGGCGGATCTACGGAATTGGTTTGCCAGATGAAGTCTTGCGTCGTGTCTACTATGAAAATGCGAGTCGAATCGTACCTGGCGTTCGTCAAAAACTCGCAAAGCTTGTTCCGCAAACCGACACTAAGAAATAA
- a CDS encoding serine/threonine protein kinase: MTADRTEQQSSEEQQRSRELSHERAAPPLQIPGYQIRQFLGSGAYGEVWVAIDENTGRRVAIKFYTHRGGLDWSLLSSEVEKLVFLAADRYVVQLLDVGWDATPPYYVMEYVENGSLEDYLGEYGALPTGEAVEIFRDVVRGLLHSHGKGVLHCDLKPANILLDQDNKPRLADFGQSRLSHEQTPALGTLFYMAPEQADLEAVPDARWDVYALGALLYCMLTGEAPYRSKDAISEIDSVRSLDDRLHRYREFLKAHPAANEHRALKGVDGQLANIVDRCLAIDPDERYPNIQSVSDALTNRDLSRDRKPLLILGLLGPLLILMVTAIFGWWGYERALSSSQTLLLKRGKESNKFAADFVSEAVARRIEGYFRDVENVATNPNFIKTLSELTENGEIFAITEQLRGTESPPELRSKLEQHPQRQALQSTLQDLQDKSKQKDIASWFVTNQLGIHLAAAFDSPTAKSSIGRDYSYRTYFHGGPTDHPAHPTPIRQTHLSAVFQSTITGIWKVAVSTPVTSNDGQLLGIVALTVELGRIGEQLDETNERQFTTLVDGREGNSKGVILQHPLFTEILARNETLDTEFSTNEAYRIPLDALDDSNIYRDVLGQHREGANFDQDWIVAKREVQLDPNALNTTGSPIDTDTGLVVIVQENYQNATQPINQLGHSLLVSGLLALGVVVLVVFIIWFLVARALRDPNENVRRNGLFRSSTSTIHSMDTIELPSRMKR, from the coding sequence ATGACGGCCGATCGAACTGAACAGCAATCATCGGAAGAACAACAACGATCGCGTGAGTTAAGCCACGAACGAGCGGCTCCGCCATTACAGATTCCCGGCTATCAAATTCGACAATTCTTGGGATCGGGCGCTTACGGCGAAGTTTGGGTCGCCATCGATGAAAATACTGGGCGGCGCGTCGCGATCAAGTTCTACACCCATCGCGGCGGATTAGATTGGTCACTCCTGTCGAGCGAAGTCGAAAAATTAGTGTTTCTCGCCGCAGACCGATACGTGGTCCAATTGCTGGATGTCGGCTGGGATGCCACCCCACCCTACTACGTGATGGAGTACGTGGAAAATGGCTCGCTCGAAGACTACCTGGGTGAATATGGAGCATTACCCACGGGAGAAGCTGTTGAAATCTTTCGAGACGTCGTCAGAGGTCTCTTGCATTCACATGGAAAAGGCGTGTTGCACTGCGATCTTAAACCCGCCAACATTTTGCTGGACCAAGACAATAAACCGCGGTTAGCTGATTTCGGCCAATCTCGCCTCTCCCACGAACAGACACCTGCACTCGGCACCCTGTTCTATATGGCGCCGGAACAGGCTGACTTGGAAGCCGTGCCTGATGCCCGCTGGGATGTCTACGCACTGGGCGCGTTGCTTTATTGCATGCTGACAGGAGAAGCACCCTATCGAAGTAAAGATGCCATTTCCGAAATCGATTCCGTTCGTAGTCTGGACGACCGCTTGCATCGCTATCGAGAATTCCTCAAGGCGCACCCAGCAGCCAACGAACACCGCGCGCTCAAAGGCGTCGACGGCCAACTGGCTAACATTGTGGATCGCTGCCTGGCGATCGATCCCGATGAGCGGTATCCCAATATACAAAGTGTCAGCGACGCTCTTACCAATCGAGATTTGTCGCGTGATCGGAAACCGTTATTAATCCTTGGCCTGTTGGGGCCATTGCTGATCCTGATGGTCACAGCAATCTTTGGTTGGTGGGGCTACGAAAGAGCGTTGTCCAGTTCGCAAACCCTCCTGTTGAAACGAGGCAAAGAGAGCAACAAGTTTGCGGCCGACTTTGTCTCGGAAGCAGTCGCGAGACGAATTGAAGGATACTTCCGCGACGTCGAAAATGTTGCCACCAACCCAAACTTCATCAAAACACTCAGCGAACTCACCGAGAACGGCGAGATCTTCGCAATCACGGAGCAACTGCGTGGCACGGAAAGCCCGCCGGAACTCCGCAGCAAACTTGAACAACACCCGCAGCGTCAGGCATTGCAAAGCACCCTGCAAGATTTGCAAGACAAATCCAAACAAAAAGACATCGCCAGCTGGTTCGTCACGAACCAACTAGGCATTCACCTCGCAGCGGCCTTCGATTCTCCCACCGCAAAATCATCGATCGGTCGCGACTATTCATATCGAACCTATTTCCATGGCGGACCCACGGATCACCCTGCTCACCCTACCCCGATCCGCCAAACACATCTCTCTGCCGTGTTCCAAAGTACGATCACTGGCATTTGGAAAGTTGCCGTTTCCACCCCGGTGACAAGCAATGACGGCCAACTCTTGGGCATTGTCGCTTTGACAGTCGAACTCGGACGAATCGGTGAACAGCTTGACGAAACGAACGAACGCCAGTTCACTACACTTGTCGACGGGCGTGAAGGCAACAGCAAGGGTGTCATCCTCCAACATCCTCTCTTTACTGAGATCTTGGCTCGCAACGAGACATTGGACACCGAATTCAGCACCAACGAGGCCTATCGGATTCCATTAGATGCACTTGATGATTCCAACATTTATCGCGACGTTTTGGGCCAACATCGCGAAGGAGCTAATTTCGACCAAGATTGGATCGTCGCCAAGCGTGAAGTGCAACTCGACCCAAATGCACTCAATACGACGGGCTCCCCAATCGACACCGACACAGGCCTTGTCGTTATCGTGCAAGAAAACTACCAAAATGCGACACAACCGATCAATCAATTAGGACATTCACTTCTCGTCAGCGGCCTGCTTGCCTTAGGCGTTGTGGTGCTAGTCGTTTTCATAATCTGGTTTCTGGTGGCTCGCGCTCTCCGCGACCCCAATGAGAACGTCCGAAGAAATGGACTTTTTCGCTCGAGCACTTCAACAATCCACAGTATGGACACGATTGAATTACCCAGTCGCATGAAACGCTGA
- a CDS encoding exo-alpha-sialidase, with translation MNQYLNKSFTIVLLPQVNGRMIAGFFFLLLLGLRPAGATEEQSGEIELLPTEKVFGPEDPGGPYKHPASFDELQNGDLFLVFYGGSGEYQDDTAIYGARKPQGESAWSTPKIIADTPNRSEGNAVVWQAPDGVVWLFYLTRYGDTWSTSRIKAKISTDDAVTWSDPFLIAIEQGMMVRSHPIVLDDGDYLLPVYHEQGEDTEVVGAGSTSLFLRYDQATKEWSETNRIGFKTGCIQPAVAKVSDDYYVCYNRRGGDYLPETRGYVVRSESRDGGRTWSPGTATKWPNPNAAVDFFSLNNGHLALLYNDSFSRRTPLVMEISTDGDKSYSIRKVLADGDQTFAYPCGIQASDGKIHVIYTTNSRKTIMHCWLDEADLLPAEK, from the coding sequence ATGAATCAATATCTCAACAAATCTTTCACGATCGTTCTATTGCCGCAAGTAAATGGGCGGATGATCGCCGGCTTTTTTTTCTTGTTGCTGTTGGGCTTGCGACCGGCGGGCGCGACGGAGGAGCAGTCCGGTGAGATCGAGCTTCTCCCGACTGAAAAGGTGTTCGGTCCGGAGGATCCCGGTGGGCCCTACAAGCATCCGGCGAGCTTTGACGAACTTCAAAACGGGGATCTTTTTCTCGTGTTTTATGGCGGGAGTGGAGAGTATCAGGACGATACGGCGATCTACGGGGCCCGGAAACCCCAAGGTGAATCTGCTTGGTCGACACCAAAGATTATTGCGGATACGCCGAACCGGTCCGAGGGAAATGCCGTTGTCTGGCAAGCACCTGATGGTGTCGTCTGGCTGTTCTATCTGACTCGCTACGGCGATACCTGGTCGACTTCCAGGATCAAAGCCAAGATCTCGACCGACGACGCGGTGACTTGGTCAGATCCGTTCTTGATTGCGATCGAGCAAGGCATGATGGTTCGGAGTCATCCGATCGTCTTGGACGATGGGGACTACCTCCTGCCCGTGTATCATGAGCAGGGTGAAGATACGGAAGTCGTCGGCGCAGGAAGCACGTCACTCTTTTTACGCTATGATCAGGCAACCAAGGAGTGGTCCGAAACGAATCGAATCGGTTTTAAAACTGGCTGTATTCAGCCGGCCGTCGCTAAAGTTTCTGATGACTACTACGTCTGCTATAACCGTCGCGGGGGTGACTATTTGCCGGAAACACGTGGCTATGTTGTGCGTTCTGAGTCGCGAGATGGAGGCCGTACCTGGTCGCCGGGAACAGCGACAAAATGGCCGAATCCGAATGCGGCCGTTGATTTTTTTAGTTTGAATAATGGGCATCTGGCTTTGCTTTATAACGATAGCTTTAGCCGTCGAACTCCGCTGGTGATGGAGATTTCAACCGATGGTGACAAAAGCTATTCGATCCGGAAGGTGCTTGCTGATGGAGACCAAACCTTTGCCTATCCCTGCGGGATTCAGGCCAGCGATGGAAAGATTCACGTGATCTATACAACGAATTCACGCAAGACCATCATGCACTGTTGGCTAGACGAAGCGGATCTGTTGCCGGCCGAAAAGTAG
- a CDS encoding zinc-dependent metalloprotease yields MKFIFYIGLLTTIGNINVFADEAVPTASTTKSATDSNSNPASSEKSFEQIVKDSQKFEGLFTLYQERESGQAYFAVKKPQLNKEFIYFSHTVDGLVSVGHFRGNFRANEVISIRKQFRQLEFTAQNTAYYFDAKSPLKRAAMANISPAVLVSAEIVAEDKAKQIFLIKADDLFLNESLEQIKPSSSPDEKDEKAKFTLGALNVDKTNFTKLKSYPKNTAVTVRYVYDNASPVVRGGDDVTDARNVSIVVQHTLIELPKNDYRPRRDDPRVGYFTQRVTDMTSTDATPYRDVIRRWHLKKSDPGAELSEPVEPIVWWIENTTPLEVRGVIAKAVLAWNEPFSHAGFRNAIQIRTQPDDAEWDAGDIRYNVLRWTSSPNPPFGGYGPSFTNPRTGQILGADIMLEFSFLTNRINFQNVLAPTPPKSRRDQPFCSLGVGLQHSNVFGIHALRSAGYSRMEVEDLLNQSLHYLLLHEVGHTLGLMHNMKSSQLLTPAELQSRELGEQAGITGSVMDYPAINVAPPGGKQGLFYTTKPGPYDLWAIEYGYRSSAPSADAEEKRLTQLLARSTEPELAFGNDADDMRSAGKAVDPRVMIYDLSSDAIAYAEGRIALSKETMGKIKSEIPRDGDSYQALRDSFFLLLKEHRRAAEVASRYVGGLYVDRGFHGQPGAKQPLRPVSKDDQKRAMKLLGEHLFGPSAFVLPSDVLGYLQQQRRGFDFFDDREEPLLHDRVLNAQKSVLNHLMHARVLTRITDSRLYGNEYSVFELMSDLTNAIMAVDESGYDTLRQNLQIEYVRRLVKLLDTTGDGNAIPQSAALSQLRRIRQFVTVVSAEGAEAQAHLDHMQFLIDRALRTDS; encoded by the coding sequence ATGAAATTCATTTTTTACATCGGGCTGCTCACGACGATCGGCAATATCAACGTCTTTGCTGATGAGGCAGTACCCACAGCGTCGACAACGAAATCCGCAACCGACTCGAATTCGAATCCAGCGAGCTCTGAAAAGTCTTTCGAGCAAATCGTGAAGGATAGTCAGAAGTTTGAAGGTCTTTTTACGCTTTATCAAGAGCGAGAGTCGGGGCAGGCTTATTTTGCTGTCAAAAAGCCGCAGCTCAACAAGGAGTTCATTTACTTCAGTCACACGGTCGACGGTCTCGTTTCGGTGGGACACTTTCGTGGGAATTTTCGCGCGAACGAAGTGATTTCGATTCGGAAACAGTTTCGCCAGTTGGAGTTTACAGCCCAGAACACGGCTTATTATTTTGATGCGAAGAGTCCACTGAAACGGGCGGCGATGGCCAACATTAGTCCGGCTGTTCTGGTGAGTGCGGAAATTGTTGCCGAGGATAAGGCGAAGCAGATATTTCTCATTAAGGCCGACGACCTGTTCTTGAATGAGAGTCTTGAACAGATCAAGCCGTCGTCATCTCCAGACGAAAAGGACGAGAAAGCGAAATTCACCCTGGGGGCTTTGAATGTTGATAAAACCAACTTTACGAAGTTAAAGAGCTACCCCAAAAATACGGCGGTGACAGTGCGATATGTTTACGACAATGCCTCGCCAGTAGTACGCGGTGGTGATGATGTAACCGACGCGCGAAATGTAAGTATTGTCGTGCAGCATACTTTAATCGAATTGCCAAAGAATGATTATCGTCCTAGGCGAGACGATCCTCGTGTCGGGTACTTCACTCAGCGAGTCACCGATATGACGTCGACCGATGCAACACCTTATCGAGACGTGATCCGGCGTTGGCATTTGAAAAAGAGTGATCCAGGGGCAGAGCTTTCCGAGCCCGTCGAACCCATCGTCTGGTGGATTGAGAATACAACACCTCTGGAGGTGAGAGGTGTAATTGCGAAAGCAGTACTGGCGTGGAATGAGCCGTTTTCCCACGCCGGTTTTCGAAACGCGATTCAGATCCGCACGCAGCCTGATGACGCCGAGTGGGATGCGGGAGATATTCGATACAACGTTTTGCGTTGGACCTCCTCGCCGAACCCTCCATTCGGAGGTTATGGGCCGAGCTTTACGAATCCGCGGACGGGGCAGATTCTGGGAGCCGACATCATGCTGGAGTTTTCCTTCCTGACAAATCGTATTAACTTTCAAAATGTGCTGGCACCGACGCCGCCAAAATCGCGGCGAGATCAACCGTTCTGTAGTTTAGGTGTTGGACTTCAACATTCGAACGTGTTTGGCATTCATGCACTCCGCTCAGCGGGATATTCTCGCATGGAGGTTGAGGACCTATTAAATCAGTCGTTGCATTATTTGTTGTTGCATGAGGTCGGGCACACGCTTGGCCTAATGCACAATATGAAGTCGAGTCAGCTGTTAACGCCGGCCGAACTGCAAAGTCGTGAGTTGGGTGAGCAAGCAGGAATTACCGGATCTGTGATGGATTATCCCGCGATTAACGTCGCGCCGCCCGGAGGAAAGCAGGGACTGTTTTACACGACCAAGCCGGGGCCGTATGACCTTTGGGCGATTGAGTATGGTTATCGATCGAGCGCTCCGTCTGCTGATGCAGAGGAAAAACGCCTGACCCAGTTGCTGGCACGTTCGACCGAACCTGAATTAGCCTTTGGCAATGATGCGGATGACATGCGTTCTGCTGGCAAAGCGGTTGACCCGCGTGTGATGATTTATGATCTTTCCAGCGACGCAATCGCCTACGCCGAAGGACGGATCGCCTTGTCCAAAGAGACGATGGGAAAGATTAAAAGTGAAATTCCTCGTGATGGTGACTCCTATCAGGCTTTGCGAGACTCTTTCTTCTTGTTGCTGAAGGAGCATCGGCGCGCTGCTGAAGTGGCTTCTCGGTATGTGGGTGGACTCTATGTGGATCGTGGTTTTCATGGGCAACCGGGTGCCAAACAGCCCCTGCGTCCCGTCTCGAAGGATGATCAAAAGAGAGCTATGAAACTACTTGGTGAGCATCTGTTTGGTCCTTCAGCCTTTGTCCTGCCCAGCGATGTATTGGGTTATCTACAGCAGCAACGGCGGGGATTTGATTTCTTTGATGATCGAGAAGAACCTCTGTTGCATGATCGTGTTTTGAACGCTCAGAAATCGGTTCTCAATCACCTGATGCATGCTCGTGTGCTGACGAGAATTACGGACAGTCGACTGTATGGAAATGAGTATTCTGTATTCGAACTTATGTCAGATCTGACCAATGCAATCATGGCAGTTGACGAGTCGGGTTACGATACGCTTCGACAGAATCTACAGATCGAATACGTACGTCGGTTGGTGAAGCTATTGGACACCACCGGTGATGGGAATGCGATACCGCAGTCAGCCGCACTCTCTCAGTTGCGAAGAATTCGACAATTCGTCACAGTGGTCTCGGCGGAGGGTGCCGAGGCCCAAGCACATCTGGATCACATGCAATTCTTAATCGATCGGGCGCTTCGTACGGATTCCTGA
- a CDS encoding chloride channel protein has product MGQTTDQIKLPIMCGYALAVGVIAGVGAWAFRMLIGFFHNLLFLGELNFHYDANLHTPPNPWGAAVIFVPVIGALLVAWMVKNFAPEAKGHGVPEVMDAVYYNQGNIRPVVAVVKSVASALCIGSGGSVGREGPIIQIGSAFGSTLGQITKLPVNQRVTLVAAGAGAGIAATFNAPLGGLVFAIELLLVSINVRTLLPVGLATVTSSYIGRVLLGAEPAFDFPAIQIQNFELATPGFLALFIPFGALMGLVAYVFVRGIYWAEDLFDAMPGNAYTRHLSGMFVVGIMIYCVSLWSPTHYYYIQGVGYATIMDLLHGDASLFKLEGIELTLFLLLLFVLKLAATFLTLGSGGSGGVFSPSLFLGAITGSLFWQFAEAVSPAWLANELQGHQVAFVISGMAAGVGASTGAILTGAIMLIEMTADAGVTLPIILTCVIANVVRKTLSPGSVYTLKLLRRGHIVPEGLQAAITDAQSAEHIMTRDFRSLTSKDQWTRSDKITVIELGSGNVHVAPANVTTPPSPLDNNCSVVSQDTPIIDTLRLMKTEDAPFVIIRETSDQSSPIVGIITDHEIAESMKRVANLM; this is encoded by the coding sequence TTGGGTCAAACAACGGACCAAATAAAACTGCCCATCATGTGCGGTTATGCATTAGCGGTCGGTGTGATCGCGGGTGTGGGCGCGTGGGCCTTTCGCATGCTCATCGGTTTTTTCCACAACTTGCTTTTTCTGGGCGAGTTGAACTTTCATTATGACGCGAATCTGCATACGCCCCCCAATCCGTGGGGCGCGGCCGTCATTTTCGTCCCGGTTATCGGCGCCCTGCTCGTGGCTTGGATGGTCAAGAACTTCGCCCCGGAAGCCAAAGGGCATGGTGTTCCGGAGGTCATGGACGCCGTTTATTACAACCAAGGTAATATTCGCCCGGTAGTCGCCGTCGTTAAATCGGTCGCATCGGCATTGTGCATCGGCAGTGGCGGTTCGGTCGGTCGGGAGGGCCCGATCATCCAGATTGGATCGGCCTTCGGATCAACATTGGGACAAATCACAAAGCTTCCTGTCAACCAACGTGTCACGTTGGTTGCGGCCGGCGCTGGTGCTGGGATCGCAGCCACTTTTAATGCGCCGCTTGGCGGCTTGGTCTTTGCGATTGAATTATTACTGGTATCAATCAATGTCCGCACGCTGCTCCCTGTTGGTCTTGCTACCGTGACGTCCAGCTACATTGGCCGAGTTCTGTTGGGCGCTGAGCCAGCCTTTGACTTTCCCGCAATCCAAATACAAAATTTCGAACTCGCCACACCGGGATTTCTGGCGTTATTCATTCCGTTTGGGGCACTGATGGGTTTAGTCGCATACGTGTTTGTGCGTGGAATCTATTGGGCGGAAGATCTTTTTGATGCGATGCCAGGAAACGCATACACCCGACACCTTTCCGGGATGTTTGTCGTAGGAATTATGATTTACTGCGTCTCCCTCTGGTCCCCGACGCACTACTACTACATTCAGGGAGTCGGCTATGCAACCATCATGGACTTGCTTCATGGTGACGCATCGCTTTTTAAATTAGAGGGAATTGAACTCACGCTCTTTTTATTACTCCTATTCGTCTTGAAATTGGCCGCCACGTTCTTGACGCTCGGCTCGGGTGGCTCCGGCGGTGTTTTCTCACCCTCCCTCTTTTTGGGCGCTATCACGGGCAGTCTGTTTTGGCAATTTGCCGAAGCCGTTTCTCCGGCATGGCTGGCCAACGAGTTACAGGGACATCAAGTGGCTTTCGTGATCTCGGGAATGGCCGCCGGTGTTGGTGCATCGACGGGCGCGATTCTGACCGGTGCCATCATGCTCATTGAAATGACGGCTGACGCTGGCGTTACGCTACCTATCATCTTGACTTGTGTGATTGCGAACGTGGTAAGAAAAACTCTTTCACCAGGAAGTGTATACACGCTCAAACTGCTTCGGCGCGGCCACATCGTCCCCGAAGGTCTCCAGGCAGCGATTACGGATGCTCAAAGTGCGGAACACATCATGACTCGAGATTTCCGAAGTCTGACGAGCAAGGATCAATGGACGCGTTCAGACAAAATTACGGTGATTGAGCTTGGCAGTGGCAATGTTCACGTCGCACCCGCCAACGTCACCACCCCGCCGAGCCCTCTGGACAACAATTGCAGTGTTGTTAGTCAAGACACACCAATCATTGATACATTGCGTCTCATGAAGACAGAAGATGCTCCGTTTGTAATCATTCGAGAAACTTCAGACCAAAGCTCTCCGATTGTGGGCATCATTACTGACCACGAGATTGCGGAATCGATGAAACGCGTCGCAAATTTAATGTAA